A segment of the Triticum urartu cultivar G1812 chromosome 1, Tu2.1, whole genome shotgun sequence genome:
CGTTTGCTTTGTAATGAAATATGCGATGATGTGCTTCCGTATATCTTTGCCTATGTATTCCCTTCCCACAACATATCTCAACCTCAAACCAATCAAAGAAAAAATCTACGTTAAACTATTAAATAACTCAAATTATAAGTGTCGCACATGTGGCATGGAGTAATCCCACTTTGATGTTTTTACAACTAACATTGccatttgaaaaaaaataaaagccTCAAAAAAGCTGAAACTTACCATCCAAATAAAAAATACCATGCTTCACAACTAAGTTGTCATTCTCACGTAACTAGATTTTTCATAAAAAATGTCAGAATGAAATTGCTTCGTGCCATGGTGTGGCACTTATCATGGTCAGATTTTCGAGTAACCCGTAAGTAGCAAACCCTAGCCAGTCGGCTACTGCAGGGTTGTCCTTCTAAAACACGTTACTCAGGCTGAACGAGTAGTAGAATACAGCGGCGCCCTACCCCGCCACCCCGAGCGCGACCCTAACTCGGGGACCCCGGCTGTAGAGCACGTGCGGGGGTCGTCACCTCCCGGTAAAACCAAATCGCGACGCGGGGTCTGAGGACTTCCCTTTCCGCGATAGCTTCTTCTGACCACCAACGCATCTCGCCCGCCGCGCCCATGGtttcctcctccgcctcccccagggaggaggagggcggcggccCCCGTTTGCCCTCGCTCCGCGGCAAGAAAAGGAGAATGCGAGGCAGAACGGCCTCGCCGGAGCCGGCTTCCACGGCCGCGCCGCCGCAGGTACGGGTCTCGAAGATATTACATGCTAGTAGATCAGGCCGTGTGCTTTTTTTAAATACCATGTACGGGTTGTTTTCTTTGTTCCTATTGATTGATTGAAGAACTGTTATTGATCAGCGGTTGTGTACGTCGAGAATTGTTCCTGTTGGTTTGTTTGGTTCGGAAGCAGTAGCGGTTTTGTTTGATTGATGAGGGATATAATATCTGTTATGCGTATACTATGAATTGTTTCCCGTTTGCTCGTATGGATTTCAATGTATAGGTCATGACTCAATTCTAGGGCAATGGAATATATGCAGCAGTGAGATGCGATTTGTGGAGGGCGTGTGTTCCATGCTGGTTCTTGGGCCCGGTTGTGGATTGGAAAATATTAGTTGAATTGATGAACGCATGCAAGGAAGGAGATGGGAGTGGGGGAGGGGGGTCACGTATTTTGCGATCGCGGGTTGGGGGAATTGGTCTTCGATTTGGATATTGCCTGATTGATGATTATGTGTTTCTTTGTAATAATGATTTTTTCGTGTTCTAGAATTCCGAGAAAAAGATCTAGTTTCCCCTAGGATTGATCTAGTTTCTTTGTAATAATGATTTGTAATAATTGTAAGATTTCTATCCTTCTTAGGTTAGGCTTGTACCTTTAAACTTCCTCTGTACAGTTTGTTCTTTGTTTGATGCAATAAAGGGCTGTGGGGTTTTTACCCTGcagtaaatattcaaaaaaaaGATCATGTTGATTGTATAATTGTGGCGCAAAATTTTGAACAATCTAGGTGGATCTGACCTACTTAAATTCGTTTTGACTTGTAGGAATACAATTTGTGAGTCTTGTTCCGATTGGGTACTTCTCCTATGCAATCGAATCAGCAATTCCATTGCTAAGTTATGCAAACATAGAGAACTCGAACTATGAAATAATTTTACTAATTCACCAATCAATGACACAATCCATGGGTTAAATTCATAAGGAGATTATACAATACATTAGTATGCTGAACTTGGTCTAAATTCCTGCCTACTATGAGAACATTAGCCCTGTAGTGCTTTCCAATTAAGTGAAATTTTAATCTAGAAGTTGATCTTGTTATGACTACTATTTCTCAGGGTGGCGGAACAACAACTGTACGCCCTTCAAAAGTTTCGACTTGATCAGCACAAATTTATCATTTTCCATCGCTTATAGTTTATGTGATTATCATGTGCCTAATTTGTTTGTCTCATTTCTTTAATTTATTATGGGCAGACATATGGAAAGTGGCATCCAGATGAATCGAACAGACCTGAAATTGATGATGCTCCTGTATTTACCCCAACTGAGGAGGTTTGTGGACTATTCTCTTCActagcagaactatgttatgtggCATTGACAGTGTATAACTCTTTTACATCAGGAATTCAAAGATGCAATTGGGTACATTACTAGCATTCGTCCTCAAGTAGAAAAATATGGAATTTGTCGTATTGTTCCACCATCTTCTTGGAGACCACCGTGTCCTCTAAAGGAGAAGAGCTTTTGGAAATGTACAGAGTTCAACACCCGAGTTCAACAAGTTGACAAGCTTCAAAATCGGGAACCCCCAAAAAAAGAAACACAACCTCGAGTTcagaagaaaagaaagagaagaaagaaACTGAGGTTTGGGATGTCTCAGAAGCGACGTAGCGCTGACTCTGCAGACCAGGATGAGAAGTTTGGCTTTCAGTCTGGCTCAGATTTCACACTAGAGGAGTTCCAGAAATACGCTGATATGTTCAAGGAGCAATATTTTGGAATGAAGGGAAGTGATGAAATTTCTCTTTTTGAAATTAAACAGCACAAAGAAATGTGGCGACCATCAGTTGAGGAAATTGAGGGAGAATATTGGCGGATAGTTGTATGCCCTGATGATGAAGTTGAGGTACCCTGGTTGCTTATGTGTAGATTATGCTCTTATTAGGATTTAAGTTTTTACTGATTGACATCAAACTATCTTTGCGTAGGTGGATTACGGTGCTGATCTGGACACTGCAATATTTAGTAGTGGATTCCCTAAATCATCTCTATCAGATGCAAATAAGCAAGATCCATATGGTTTATCTTGCTGGAACTTGAATAATCTGCGACGACAACCTAGATCTGTTCTTTCATTTGAAACTGAGGATATATCTGGTGTTGTGGTCCCTTGGCTTTATGTTGGGATGTGTTTCTCATCATTTTGCTGGGTAAGATTTTTCATTCTTCTATTTCTCATCCATCTCATGAAATGTGGATAATAATAGTATAATGCTCCTAAATCATGTGCGCACGCAAGTTGGCTTGAACCTTGctaagtactccctctgtaaacaaatGTAGGACGTTTTTGCAGTTTAAATTAAACTGCTAAAACATCTTACATTTGTGTACAGAGGGAATATATTGCAGTATTTTTGTAGGTGGTTGAAAGATGCTAGTAGCTGAGTGCTTCAAATCTTCTGTGCCATGCAACCCTTTTGTTGGGTTATCTTGAGACTAATAATTTTAAATATATACATGACTGTGACACGTTGATTAGGGTCCACGTTCTCATATATCCTTGTTCTTTATGTTGCTGTAGCATGTGGAAGATCATTTCCTTTATTCTCTGAATTACATGCATTTTGGTGAACAAAAAGTATGGTATGGTGTTCCTGGTGAAAATGCAGTGAAGCTAGAAGATGCTATGAGAAGGAACTTGCCAAGACTGTTTGAAGAACAGCCTGATCTCCTGCATGAGCTGGTAACATTTTTATTGTGTATTGACCTAGTGATTATGATAACAAGAACCCACTGTTTGCAATGTAACCTAGTAAATGCTTTTTGGAACCAAGAGTCCATGTGGATTGAAAACTACTTACCATCCTGGAATCAAAGAGAGCATTATGCAATTTTCTTCAGTGAACATATTACTTTATTCAGTATCATTGCCTGATTTTTTATCATAATTTTTTCATGATTTATAATCGGATTATTAGTTGGAGAAACCATTTTGgtagacccccccccccccccccccccctctatcTGACCTAAAACCGCTACCCGAGCTGTCGCAACATTGAAGGAACAACTAGTGGCTGCTAGGGTATCCATCAACCTTCTGGAGAAGGGAGGATCCAGCAAGGCGCCCAACAAAAATGATGATGAGATTGACAGCACAGCTGTGCTGCTGCACTGGCAGCATCTTTCGCTTACCGGGAGGAACGCCGTGCTGCTCCGAAGTTCCACAAGCTAGAATTCCCTAACTATAGAGGGGAGGGCAGCCCGTTGCCTTGCTTGAACTGTGTTGAGCGATTCTTCAAGGGCCACCAGACGGAGGACAAGGAAAAGGTGTGGATGACCTCCTATCACCTCGCTGATGATGCTGCACTATGGGACAGCCGGTTGGAGATGATGCATGGCGAACCACCATGACCAAAGTTCGTCAAATACAACCGTAGTTTTGGGCCGACGATCAGGACTAGTCGGCTGGCGGAAATTGAACACTTGAAACAAACAGGCTCGGTgtgtgactacaagaagaaattCTCACTCTTTTTGCAGGTGTTAGTCTCTTGGAAGAGCAGCAAGTCGAGCTGTTTGTCTGTTGCTGGGCTCCGCAAGCCCATCCGTACTGATGTGGACTTGCAGTACCCATTGAACCTTGAGGCTGCCATGAGCTTAGCACTCTCTTATGAGCAGCATTGTCTCTCAGATGATGAGTACGCACCATCCCTAGGCACAACGTTGTCTTCCAAAGCAACCAAGTCAACGACCCAAACAGCCTGCTGCTGCGGCACGCTAAAGGCACGTGCTTTGACTGTGATGAGAAGTATGCCCGCGGCCATCACTGTGCCTGGCTCTTTTTGATCTATATAAAGGGAGGATAGTTTGTATTAGGGTTATAAATCATGAAATATAGAAAATTGCCCCAACTTAGAGTTAGCCTCCAGCGGCCATGGCAGGAGAAGAACCCCTAGGTGTGCCTGAGGGCAAACCTCGCTAACCCCTCTGATCAGATCCCCAATTCCCACTTCCAACTCCATGCACGCAACACATCCTCGTCCTGCATTATGCAAATGTTCTTTGCACCTTCATCAATTTTTGATTCTGAATTGCTTTGTGCAGGTCACACAGTTATCCCCTTCTGTTCTAAAATCAGAAGGAATTCCTGTTTACCGTGTTGTTCAGAATCCAGGCGAGTTTGTTCTGACATTACCACGAGCTTACCATTCTGGGTTCAACTGTGGCTTCAACTGCGCAGAGGCAGTAAATGTTGCTCCTGTGGACTGGCTGCCCCATGGACAATGTGCTGTTGAGCTATACAGAGATCAGCGGCGCAAGACATCAATATCACATGACAAGTTATTACTTAAAACTGTACAAACAGCTCTCAGACAGGTTTGGGCGAACCTACACAACTGCAAGAGTGGTCAGAAGGAATACATATGGCTTGATACCTGTGGAAAAAATGGAATGCTCACAAGTGCATTTAAGGTATTTCTCAATTCTGGCATTAATTATTTGTCAGTTCTCACTCAACGAAATTAAGTTTTATTTTTACTTTTGGCCCATTATTTCAGACAAGAATTAAAATGGAAGGTGCAGCACGTGAGGCGAATGCTCTTTTGCAATGTAAGAAGATGGATCAGGATTATGATTCAACGGACCGCGAATGCTTTTCATGCTTTTATGATCTTCATTTATCTGCTGTCAGTTGCCAATGCTCGCCAAACCGTTTTGCTTGCTTAAATCATGCAAATCTTTTATGTTCATGTGAAATGGATAGAAAATTTGTGTTGCACCGATACAGTATGGAGGAGCTGAATGCTCTTGTTGCAGCTCTGGAGGGAGATCCAGCTGCAGTGTACCAGTGGAAAGAGTATGATGTAGGCTTAGTTTGCCTATCTGCTTCTACGCAGCAGAAGATGGACTTAAGTAAAAGTACAAATTTATCTGGATCAATTATTGATGTCAACACTGATTGCGGCTTTGATGGCTGCAAGGACCTTGACAAGTCAGCGGGATATCCGCAAGAGAAGGAAGTGCAGAATAGATGTGTTAATCTGAACATAGAAGGTCCATCCAGTAGTCCTAGAATAAAAGAAGAGTTAGTATGTAGTTCTAGCACATCAAATACAACAGGTTTCTCAAGCTCTACATTTAGTGCTTTAGGAAAGATTGACAAGGACAAGATGGCCATGGAGTTGGGGTCCCTGCAGACAAGTAATCCAACTATTTCAAGTTTCCAGTGCACACAGTCCTTGAGTCATTCATCTGAATTATCATGCCCTTCTCGAATATCAACAGGATCTACTCTACCTTCCAAAACTACTAAGGAACTGTTTGGCATTGAGACTGAATACTGTGTGGCCAAGGCTTCACGTGCCCAGGTTAGTCAACTGGGCAAACCTTCTTCAAGCCAATCCAATGAAGTCTCCTGGCCAGCAAAATTACGACATCAGGTTGAGCAACTCGACCAAGGAACAGTAATAGTTGGCAAAAATTGGTGCAGCCATCAAGCTATCTTCCCAAAAGGTAAATAGTTGAGTTAGATTTTGGAGTTGGGGTCCCTGCAGACAAGTAATCCAACTAATTCTGTAAATGGGCTTGAAATGTTTGGTAAACAGTAATAGTTGGTCCCTAAATAGTGTAATGAATATTTTATGGTGTGTAAAAATGGTAAAATTAAGAGAAAATGACATCTTTGCAGGATTTAGGAGCCGAGTGACATTTCACAGCGTACTAGATCCGACAAGAATATGCTGTTACATTTCAGAAGTTATTGATGCTGGACTTCTCGGACCATTGTTTAGGGTATTTGTAATTCGAAATACCTCCTATTTTCAGGCTTGACCTCATTTGCTTTATTGTGGGTCATATGACAGCTATGTTCCCAAAATCATTACAGGTGGCTGTGGAGGAGTTTCCTGAGGTTTCTTTTACTCACACTTCACCAATGCAGTGTTGGGATAGTGTGAGAGACAGGGTGAATGAAGAGATAAAAAAGCAATGTAGGGCTGGAAAATCTGGCGTTCCTGCTTTATTATCGAACGATTCTGTAAATGGGCTTGAAATGTTTGGTTTCTTTTCCCCACCAATAATTGAGGTAGATTTTCAGGAGATGTATAGCTTTTGTTTCTCTCAGAGTAGTCACTtcattatcacaggttatagttACTAAGAAACCCTTTGTTTTTTTACAGGTAATCGAGGCTCTAGATCCCGACCACAAGTGCTTAGATTATTGGTTGTCTAAGCATACACCTCCTCTGAGAAGACTCCTTTCGGAGTCTTTGATGACCACAACGGTTGATGGCACTAATTCCTCTATAAGGTTACTTGGGGTTGATATTGCCAGCAATGAATCTGAACGATCCAGTTTCCACAATAATTCCTGTGCTGAGGAGACTAAACTCAGCAGGCTCCTTAAGAAGGCTAAATGCCCAGAAGAACAAGAACTAATTGTCATGAACAAAGCAATCAGTGGCAGGATGGATAACAGGGCAGGTCTGCAGGATGAGATGAAGAATTATGTAGATAAATAGAGCCTTGAATAGATAAACCATTTTTAGTAACTCATCCTAGATTGCTTCTTTAGGGAACCATTAGAAATTAAACTAGAACCACCATTTACCTGCATTCTTATAGAATTGCATTTCCTGATCTTCCATTTAGTTTTGCAATGATCCAAATTTATTTTTACTTGATGGCAAAAGGTTATTTTCTCTCTAATTGTGTCCTGATTAGCCAGGATCATGGTAACCAATGTAACAAGTTGACCATTCGTTTATCAAAAGTTTATGTACAAAACCTTGTTGCAGGAAAGTAAAAAAAAAGAACAAAATGATTTCGAATTTTTGATTGGTTGGTCCATTACTGCCACTATGTGTGAGTTGGATAACCCTTTTTCATCATAAAACACCATTATTAAGTTTCTTTGGTCTCATTTTCATGGCTAAGATGGCGGGCAATTACTTCCTTGCCTTGATTTGTGTTTTAtaatgatgatgttgatgatacCATCAAATTCTGATTGTTGATACTTTGTGGCCTATGGTACTATTCAAAAACTCCATTGGAAATATCCGAGGAAATAGATGTTCCTGATACATCTCACTGGTTCAGCTGCATAAtacccctcccctccccccctCGCCTTGCGCCACCAATCTCTGTTGACACGGGGGAACCTTAGCCACCGGCGCCGGCCTCCCCTGCATCGTAGCTGTCAAAGGGCCGACACGGTAGGTGGCGGTGGAGCTGATTTGGGCCCCTCACGCCCAATCCCCGCACCCCGTGCCATGCCACCGTACTGCAGCGCCCCCCTGTTGGTTCGGCGATGATGGATTCGGCCGCCCAAGGGCCTGACCTCGCGCTCTCCGATTAGCTGCAGCCCCCCTGTCATCCTCGATAGTCGCGGACGCCCCCTCCTCACGTGCCTCCACCACCTTCGCTCGGGGATTGCCCCCACGATTCTCGGGCCGCCCCCACTAGCGATTCCGACGTTCCTGGCCGTTCCCATGGGTGCCCCCTTGCAGTTTCGTCATTCCGCGGCCTCGATCAAGTCCTGCTGGTGCTTGTCGGTTGTGGTGGGGTTTGTGGTCTGCGGCCGGTTGCGGGGGCGTTCGCGGCCTGCCTCCCATGCAGGCGGCCCCTCTCGTCTCTGGCGCCCCCGGGGCCACGGTGACGGCTCTCGCGAGGAGGCGGTGATGCATCCGCGGTTGTGGCTGACTCGGAGCCGTCGAGACACTCCTTGCTAGTGTTGTCCCGGCCCTGGCGGCCTCAGGCCCGCGTCTCTCCGATTGATTGGTACATTACTGCCACTATGTGTGAGATGGATAACCCTATTTCGTCATAAAACAACATCATTAAGTTTCTTTGGTCTCATTTTCATAGCTAAGATGGCAGGCAATTACTTCCTTGCCTTGATGCGTGCTTTATAATGATGTTGATGATACCATCAAATTCTGATGGTTGATACTTTGTGGCCTATGGTACTACCTAACATGTCTTAATCATGTAATCTTTTTTTAGGTATGAATGTTGAGAAACGATGACGTAATAGATATGAAAACAATAATATAAAAGAATGCGATAAAATAATTGTTACTCTTCAAAATATCTATGTCAATGAATGTTATTACTACTCATTTAATCGTGTAAGCATGGCATAACTCGATCTTCCTCGTATAAAGTATAAATCATGAACACCCCGGTGCCAAACCAAGCAATTGTATCATATTTTTTCtcgcttcagcattttcaacttcactctgtaAGTGCATATAATGCCACCCTttgttggttttggagtattgacaacaaacttggttaagggactaatgtgtttgtgagattCATAGGagaacacaggtagaagtcctcATTGATTCGATTTACCCATCGAAGATgtcccctaaaaatgtatgaagataTTGCAGATAATGGTGGTTCGTGAAGACATTTGTGTTGAAGATAATGGTACGCGAAGACTTTCGCTTGAAGACAATGGAGCGTGAAGACGTAGTCTTTTGGTAGTTTCATTTTCTTCGTTCccgagtcataggaaccacctcactgttaagtggggtctagGTAAACAAAGTCAGAAAATGACGTGATGCTCAACCTAAAATCCCATGTCTTTttagtgaagacaatgagagaaaatctttTCCATAGTTGgttgagtcagctttacttggaACCTAAGTCAAGCtcccgcgtgtgtttgaaatccgaccgctggacacgtgtcagttgtccattgacccagggtcatttcggacatatcatgtcgggttgcctcctagctataaatagcccatcccctccaccataaattggtggctgctccgAGTTAGTGCatgacttttgtcatttgagagcaacccacctctgaATTCTTTGAGAGagaatccttgcgaggacaaaccCAAAACAATGTGAGCCCAAAAGTGTTTGAGAATCACCGAAGCCTTTTTGTTCCGCGTGAACCGAAGACTTGTTGCACTTGAAGGTCGTGATcttccagccggttaggcgtcgtgttctgagcatccaagagtcattgtggattgccagtgaatgaagtctgtgaaagTTTGTAAGTCTACCTTGAAGGCTTACTTGAGTGGTTGGGCGAGATCTATGGatcttagctcaaggggaataaggtgaagactaGGTCTTCAGAGTTCAATCTCAGCCTCCCCAACTAGACGTACAACTGTCATAATAGTTGGAACCGGCCAAACAAATCACGTGTCTTCTTCGAGCAACTGGTTCTATCACTTCATTCCTTTA
Coding sequences within it:
- the LOC125554144 gene encoding lysine-specific demethylase JMJ18-like isoform X1, whose translation is MVSSSASPREEEGGGPRLPSLRGKKRRMRGRTASPEPASTAAPPQTYGKWHPDESNRPEIDDAPVFTPTEEEFKDAIGYITSIRPQVEKYGICRIVPPSSWRPPCPLKEKSFWKCTEFNTRVQQVDKLQNREPPKKETQPRVQKKRKRRKKLRFGMSQKRRSADSADQDEKFGFQSGSDFTLEEFQKYADMFKEQYFGMKGSDEISLFEIKQHKEMWRPSVEEIEGEYWRIVVCPDDEVEVDYGADLDTAIFSSGFPKSSLSDANKQDPYGLSCWNLNNLRRQPRSVLSFETEDISGVVVPWLYVGMCFSSFCWHVEDHFLYSLNYMHFGEQKVWYGVPGENAVKLEDAMRRNLPRLFEEQPDLLHELVTQLSPSVLKSEGIPVYRVVQNPGEFVLTLPRAYHSGFNCGFNCAEAVNVAPVDWLPHGQCAVELYRDQRRKTSISHDKLLLKTVQTALRQVWANLHNCKSGQKEYIWLDTCGKNGMLTSAFKTRIKMEGAAREANALLQCKKMDQDYDSTDRECFSCFYDLHLSAVSCQCSPNRFACLNHANLLCSCEMDRKFVLHRYSMEELNALVAALEGDPAAVYQWKEYDVGLVCLSASTQQKMDLSKSTNLSGSIIDVNTDCGFDGCKDLDKSAGYPQEKEVQNRCVNLNIEGPSSSPRIKEELVCSSSTSNTTGFSSSTFSALGKIDKDKMAMELGSLQTSNPTISSFQCTQSLSHSSELSCPSRISTGSTLPSKTTKELFGIETEYCVAKASRAQVSQLGKPSSSQSNEVSWPAKLRHQVEQLDQGTVIVGKNWCSHQAIFPKGFRSRVTFHSVLDPTRICCYISEVIDAGLLGPLFRVAVEEFPEVSFTHTSPMQCWDSVRDRVNEEIKKQCRAGKSGVPALLSNDSVNGLEMFGFFSPPIIEVIEALDPDHKCLDYWLSKHTPPLRRLLSESLMTTTVDGTNSSIRLLGVDIASNESERSSFHNNSCAEETKLSRLLKKAKCPEEQELIVMNKAISGRMDNRAGLQDEMKNYVDK
- the LOC125554144 gene encoding lysine-specific demethylase JMJ18-like isoform X2, producing MVSSSASPREEEGGGPRLPSLRGKKRRMRGRTASPEPASTAAPPQTYGKWHPDESNRPEIDDAPVFTPTEEEFKDAIGYITSIRPQVEKYGICRIVPPSSWRPPCPLKEKSFWKCTEFNTRVQQVDKLQNREPPKKETQPRVQKKRKRRKKLRFGMSQKRRSADSADQDEKFGFQSGSDFTLEEFQKYADMFKEQYFGMKGSDEISLFEIKQHKEMWRPSVEEIEGEYWRIVVCPDDEVEVDYGADLDTAIFSSGFPKSSLSDANKQDPYGLSCWNLNNLRRQPRSVLSFETEDISGVVVPWLYVGMCFSSFCWHVEDHFLYSLNYMHFGEQKVWYGVPGENAVKLEDAMRRNLPRLFEEQPDLLHELVTQLSPSVLKSEGIPVYRVVQNPGEFVLTLPRAYHSGFNCGFNCAEAVNVAPVDWLPHGQCAVELYRDQRRKTSISHDKLLLKTVQTALRQVWANLHNCKSGQKEYIWLDTCGKNGMLTSAFKTRIKMEGAAREANALLQCKKMDQDYDSTDRECFSCFYDLHLSAVSCQCSPNRFACLNHANLLCSCEMDRKFVLHRYSMEELNALVAALEGDPAAVYQWKEYDVGLVCLSASTQQKMDLSKSTNLSGSIIDVNTDCGFDGCKDLDKSAGYPQEKEVQNRCVNLNIEGPSSSPRIKEELVCSSSTSNTTGFSSSTFSALGKIDKDKMAMELGSLQTRSTLPSKTTKELFGIETEYCVAKASRAQVSQLGKPSSSQSNEVSWPAKLRHQVEQLDQGTVIVGKNWCSHQAIFPKGFRSRVTFHSVLDPTRICCYISEVIDAGLLGPLFRVAVEEFPEVSFTHTSPMQCWDSVRDRVNEEIKKQCRAGKSGVPALLSNDSVNGLEMFGFFSPPIIEVIEALDPDHKCLDYWLSKHTPPLRRLLSESLMTTTVDGTNSSIRLLGVDIASNESERSSFHNNSCAEETKLSRLLKKAKCPEEQELIVMNKAISGRMDNRAGLQDEMKNYVDK